The window CACTATCCTTATTTACTTAATCCCATAAAAGTATTATAATCATATAAAATACTAACAGGAGATTTCTGCCAATATGATAACGATGAAAATGATGGTAATTGAAGGCGGAAAAAAGCTGAAGGGAAAGATACCGGTGTCGGGTTCAAAAAACGCCGCGCTTCCCATAATGGCGGCGGCAATTCTTGGCGACGGCCCTTCTGTAATACATAATGTCCCTGACCTTACCGACATCCGTACCATGTCAAAACTTTTAAAAATACTGGGCGCGACAGTTGAATTCAAAGGCCATACGCTTACCATTGACCCTTCGGGAATCAATAAATTTACCGCGCCTTATGAACTTGTTAAAACTATGCGCGCGTCAATTTATGTCTTGGGGCCGCTGGTGGCAAAATATAAAAAAGCAAAAGTATCGCTGCCGGGCGGCTGTGCCATAGGCGCAAGGCCTATTGATTTACATATAAAAGGCATTCAGAAACTTGGGGCGAAAATTGTCCTTAAACACGGCTATGTAAGCGCGTCCGCGGCAAAACTGAAAGGGACAAAAATTACATTTGATAAAGTAAGCCTTGGCGCGACGGTAAACATACTGCTTGCGTCGTCGCTTGCCGAAGGCACAACGGTAATTGAAAACGCGTCCAAAGAACCCGAAGTAATTGACTGCATTAATTTCCTGCAGGCGATGGGGGCAAAGATAGAAGGCGCCGGAACCAATACGCTTAAGATTCACGGCGTCAAAAAACTCTCCGCGGTTAAAGGGTATAATGTAATTCCTGACAGAATAGAGGCCGCCACATTCATTACCGCGGCCGTTATTACAAAAGGAAGGGTGACCGTTACCGGGCTTAATCCCGAACACCTTTCCATATTCATAGAAAAACTGAAAGAGACAGGGGTAAAAATAACTCAGGGAAAAAATAAAGTGGATATATTCCCGTATAAAGGCAGGCTGAAACCCGTTGATGTTGTTACAGAGCCTTATCCCGGTTTTCCAACCGATGTGCAGGCGCAGTGGATGGCGCTTATGTGTTTTTCCCGGGGCGATTCCATTATAAAGGAAACTATCTGGGAAAACAGGTTCATGCATGTGCAGGAACTTGTAAGGATGGGCGCGTCCGTAAGGATAAACGGCAACACGTCAATAGTAACCGGCGTAAAAGAATTAAGCGGCGCCGACGTAATGGCATCTGACCTGCGCGCGTCAGCAGCGCTTATTCTGGCAGGGCTGGCGGCAAAAGGAAAGACGGTTGTAAGGCGAATTTACCACCTTGAACGCGGATACGAAAACATTGACCTTAAGCTTAAAAATCTTGGCGCTGTGGTGCGTATTGAAAGAGAGAACGCTGTATGAGATCACAGATAATATACGTTATTTGCGGCTGTGTTATTTTTACTGTGTCGCTTGTAATCGCGGGTATAATCGCTTTTATTTATCCGTCTGTTGACCCGATGTGGGTTTTTGCTTTCATAATGGCGGATTCTTTTATAATTTTTGTGGTTACGGTATTGTTAAGCAAATATGTCAGTGATTATGCCATTAAAACCATTGCGAAACTGGTGGACACAGAAGTTGATTATGACAGGGAACTGGATAAAAACGCGGCGTTTCTTGCGGGCGCGCAGGCCGTACGCCATCACAGAAAGATTGACAGTGAAAGGGTAAAAATCCCAAAAGAAAAATTTGTTGAATACTCCGCAATTCTTAAAACCGCGGCTGAAATGATAGAAGAAGATTCCGATAAGTTTGAAAGAATCAGGTCGAATATAATAAACATTGTCAGATATTTTGAAACGACAGAGAAAATGTTTTTAAAGGTAAATACAATAGGGCTGGAAATAAAAACAGCTTCCAAAAATATAGATGAATCAACGCAGAACGTGCTGGCGGATGCAAAACGGCAGTCAGAAGTGGCGTCCAGAGGCGTAAAAGCAATAGGCAGGGAAATACAGGGAATCACAGAACTAAAACATTCAATCATGTCATCCACTCAGATAATAGAAGAACTTGTGGATATGTCGGAAAAAATAAAACTGTTTGTAATTAAAATCGCGGATATGGGCAAAAAAACAAATATGCTTGCGTTAAATGCCGGCATTGAAGCGGCGCGCGCGGGCGAAGCAGGAAAAAGTTTTTCCGTGGTGGCCAATGAAATCAAGAAACTTTCCGCAAGTTCCAATCAGTCGGCGGAAGAAATAGCGGCAATACTGCTTAACATCCAGATGAAGACCAAAGAGGTAATTGAAATTATTAAACTTACGGAAAAATTTGAAGATAATATCAAAACCTTTTACAGCACGGGCGATTTATTCATAGAAATAGTAAGGGCTGTCACCCATATAGAAAAGATAATAGGAAACATAACCAATTACACGG is drawn from Candidatus Goldiibacteriota bacterium and contains these coding sequences:
- the murA gene encoding UDP-N-acetylglucosamine 1-carboxyvinyltransferase; the encoded protein is MKMMVIEGGKKLKGKIPVSGSKNAALPIMAAAILGDGPSVIHNVPDLTDIRTMSKLLKILGATVEFKGHTLTIDPSGINKFTAPYELVKTMRASIYVLGPLVAKYKKAKVSLPGGCAIGARPIDLHIKGIQKLGAKIVLKHGYVSASAAKLKGTKITFDKVSLGATVNILLASSLAEGTTVIENASKEPEVIDCINFLQAMGAKIEGAGTNTLKIHGVKKLSAVKGYNVIPDRIEAATFITAAVITKGRVTVTGLNPEHLSIFIEKLKETGVKITQGKNKVDIFPYKGRLKPVDVVTEPYPGFPTDVQAQWMALMCFSRGDSIIKETIWENRFMHVQELVRMGASVRINGNTSIVTGVKELSGADVMASDLRASAALILAGLAAKGKTVVRRIYHLERGYENIDLKLKNLGAVVRIERENAV